In Edaphobacter aggregans, the sequence CCTCGCCGAAGTCATCGGCTACGGCATGTCCGCCGACGCCTTCCACATGACCGGCATGGCTCCCGAGGGCGAAGGCTGCTTCCGCGCCATGAACGCCGCCATCAAGGTCGCCGGCATCTCGCCCGACCAGATCGACTACGTCAACGCCCACGCCACCTCGACCCCCCTCGGCGACGCACTCGAGTCCCAGGCCATCGAAAACGTCTTCGGCGAGCGTGCAAAGAACGGCACCCTTCTCGTCAGCTCTACCAAGTCCATGACCGGCCACCTCCTCGGCGGCGCAGGCGGTCTCGAAGCAGGCATCACCATCCAGGCCATGCTCACCCAGACGGCCCCGCCCACCATGAACATCGTGGAGCTCGACCCGGCCTGCCGCCTGAACTACGTCCCCAACAAGCCTCAGGCAGCCAAAATCGACTACGCCCTATCAAACTCTTTTGGCTTCGGTGGAACCAACGGGTCCCTCATATTCAAGCGCTGGACTGAATAAAACTTTTCGGGGGGCGCTGGATGCTCATTCCGACGCGCAATTCCTCCTCTCTCCGCATGCTTCGCGCGAAGCGTAACCTGCTCGTAGCGAAACGCGGCGCTTTATTCGCGATAGCCCTTGCGCTCTCGCTCTTAGCGCACAGCCTCGCAGCTCAAATAACACCAGAGTCAGTGCCCCCACCTCAACCTTCAGCCGCGGTTACACTCGGCGATCGTACCCTTTTCACCATCAATACCCCCATCGGCTCTACTACAGCCAAGGCCCGCGCCGTAGGTGTCAGCGCCCGCCTCGAGCAGGTCATGCGAGACCATAGCCGCAAGCCGGAAGACATCCACACCGTCGAGAATCCCGGAGTCACCCAAATCCTCTCCGACGACCTCCTCATCGTCAATGTCACCGACGCCGACGCCGCTGCCCACTCCACCTCTCGCTTCCTCCTCGCCGAAACCCAGCTCCGGATCATCCGCGAAGCCATCCCTAAAGTCCGCAACGAGTACAGCACCCGCAGCATCACCCTCGACACCCTTTACGCCCTCCTCGCCACCATCGCGCTCGTCTCTCTGCTCCTCATCTTTCGCCGCATCATCTTTCCCACGCTCTACTCTCTCATTGAGCGCTGGCGCGGTACGCGGATCCACGGTATCAAGGTGCAGAAGCTGGAGCTACTGTCGGAAGACCGCCTCGTCGGACTGCTGCACTCTCTCCTCCTACTAATCCGGTTCCTTCTCACCGCACTTCTGCTCTATTTCTACTTTCCCCTCGTCTTCAGCTTCTTCCCCTGGACACGCGCCTACGGCCGCATTCTCTTCGGTTACATCCTCTCGCCCATCCGCACCGGATGGGCAGCCTTCATCCACTATCTGCCGCAGCTTCTCGTCGTCCTCGTTATTGCCTTCTTTGCATGGCTCGCCCTCCGCCTCGCTCGCTTCCTGTTTCGCGAACTCAGCCGTGGAACCCTCTCCTTCACTGGCTTTTACCCCGAGTGGGCCATGCCCACTCTCAAAATCGTCCAGGTCCTCATCATCGTCTTCGCTGTGGTCGTCGCCTTCCCCTACCTGCCCGGCTCCGAGTCGCCTGCCTTCAAAGGCGTCTCCATCTTTCTCGGAATTCTCCTCTCGCTCGGCTCCAGCTCTGCGGTCTCCAACATGGTCGCGGGCGTCGTGCTCACCTATACCCGCGCCTTCAACATCGGCGATTTGGTCCAGATATCCGATACCACGGGACAGGTCACTGAGAAGACCCTCCTCGCCACCCAAATCCGCACCATCAAAAACGTCTTTGTCGCCGTCCCTAACTCTCTCGTGCTAAACAGCCATGTTGTCAACTTCAGCCGATCCCCCAAAAACCAGCCCCTTATTCTTCACGTGACCATTGGCATCGGCTACGAAACACCATGGCGCCAGGTCCACACCCTCCTCATCGCAGCAGCCAGCAGCACCACCGGCGTCCTTTCAGACCCTGCTCCCTTTGTCCTGCAGACTAGCCTCGAGGACTTCTGCGCCGACTATCAGATCAACGCCTACACCAAGGAACCCTTTCGCATGTCTGCCATCTATAGCGAACTCAATCAGAACATTCAGGACGAGTTCAACAAAGCCGGCATCGAGATCATGACTCCTCACTACAGTGCACTCCGCGACGGCAACACCGCCGCCATTCCCAGCGCTTTTCTACCTCCCAACTACCAACCCGATTCCTTCCGCGTCTCATCCTCCAACCCCGCCCAAGCCCTACCCACCTCTCCTCCAAAGACAAGCTAGCCCCACACCCACACAGTCCTTTTACCGCGCGGTAAGATCTCTGGCGGAGGGTCTATGAAGAACGCCGCCGTCGGCTTCTCCGCCCATTCAGGCTGGACCGCTCTCGTCGCGATATCGCTTGAAGAGGGCTCCCCGCTGGTGCTTTTGCGTCAACGTCCTCACCTTGTCAAAACCTTCACGTATGAATTTCGTCAGCCTTATCACAGCGCGAAAAAAGGACCGCCGTCCGAGGCTCCTAGCATCATTTCGCACGTCCGCGCCGATGCAAGGCGTCTCGCCTATCAAGCCATTCACTCCGTCCAAACGCGCCTTCAGGAGCAGAACTATGAACTCAACCGCTGCGGCCTGCTCCTTGCCTCCGGAAGACCGCTTCCGGCTCTCCCTCAAATCCTGTTGTCTCATGCACTGATTCACACCGCTGACGGAGAGCTTTTCCGCGAAGCATTGATTCACGCAAGCCTGCGCTGCGGCTTCGAGGTTTTCACTGCAAAAGAGAGCGTACTGCTTGAAACTGCCTCGCACACGCTGCACCTTCAGCCGGATGAGCTTGTTCGTCGCCTCACCGATCTCGGATCCGGGCTTGGTTCCCCATGGACGCGAGACGAAAAGTTCGCCGCGCTTGTCGCGTGGCTTTCTCTCCTGTAACAAAGTGGGTATAAAGGTTACCTTCGGAGATCACGCATGAAGTTGCTGTATACCTTTGCCCTATTCGCCCTCGCCCTCACCGCCCGAGCCGAAGTCACTCTCGCCAAAGTCTTCTCCAGCCACATGGTCCTTCAGCGCGACATGCCCATCCACATCTGGGGCAACGCCGCACGCGGCGAGCAGGTAGCCGTTGACTTCCATGGCGCCACCAACACCGCCACCGCAGACAACCTAGGCCGCTGGAGCCTCTATCTCCCCGCCCAGGCCGCCGGAGGCCCCTTCACCCTCACCATCCACGCCACCAACACACTCCAGCTTGAAGACATCCTCATCGGCGACCTCTGGATGGCCTCCGGTCAATCCAACATGGAGATGCCACTCGCAGGCTTCCCCGGCAACGCCGTCATCAAAGACGCCGACAAAGAAATAGCCGCCGCCAACTACCCACAAATCCGCCTCCTCCTTGTTGAAAAAGACACCTCCGACTACCCTCTCGAGGACGTCAAAGCCGCCACCGGCTGGTCGCAATGCACCCCTGAGACCGCAAAGAACTTCTCCGCCGTAGCCTACTTCTTCGCCCGCGACCTCCAGCAGAAGGAGCACGTCCCCATCGGCCTCATCGACTCCACCTGGGGAGGCACACCCGCCGAAGCCTGGACCAGCCTCGGCGCCCTCGGAGCCGACGCCTCCCTCATGCCCGTCTTCGCCGCCTACGCCGAGAAGATGGACCGCGAGACCACCGAACAACGCGCCGACCTCGCCGACAAGCAAGCCCGAGCCGAAGGCCGCCCCA encodes:
- a CDS encoding mechanosensitive ion channel family protein, giving the protein MLIPTRNSSSLRMLRAKRNLLVAKRGALFAIALALSLLAHSLAAQITPESVPPPQPSAAVTLGDRTLFTINTPIGSTTAKARAVGVSARLEQVMRDHSRKPEDIHTVENPGVTQILSDDLLIVNVTDADAAAHSTSRFLLAETQLRIIREAIPKVRNEYSTRSITLDTLYALLATIALVSLLLIFRRIIFPTLYSLIERWRGTRIHGIKVQKLELLSEDRLVGLLHSLLLLIRFLLTALLLYFYFPLVFSFFPWTRAYGRILFGYILSPIRTGWAAFIHYLPQLLVVLVIAFFAWLALRLARFLFRELSRGTLSFTGFYPEWAMPTLKIVQVLIIVFAVVVAFPYLPGSESPAFKGVSIFLGILLSLGSSSAVSNMVAGVVLTYTRAFNIGDLVQISDTTGQVTEKTLLATQIRTIKNVFVAVPNSLVLNSHVVNFSRSPKNQPLILHVTIGIGYETPWRQVHTLLIAAASSTTGVLSDPAPFVLQTSLEDFCADYQINAYTKEPFRMSAIYSELNQNIQDEFNKAGIEIMTPHYSALRDGNTAAIPSAFLPPNYQPDSFRVSSSNPAQALPTSPPKTS
- a CDS encoding sialate O-acetylesterase produces the protein MKLLYTFALFALALTARAEVTLAKVFSSHMVLQRDMPIHIWGNAARGEQVAVDFHGATNTATADNLGRWSLYLPAQAAGGPFTLTIHATNTLQLEDILIGDLWMASGQSNMEMPLAGFPGNAVIKDADKEIAAANYPQIRLLLVEKDTSDYPLEDVKAATGWSQCTPETAKNFSAVAYFFARDLQQKEHVPIGLIDSTWGGTPAEAWTSLGALGADASLMPVFAAYAEKMDRETTEQRADLADKQARAEGRPTISNRDWHPNPVSWRPAALYNAMIAPFTPLPIRGVIWYQGETNSALNRAPLYSRLFPAMIQDWRTQWRQGNFPFLFVQISAFDSPKENWGLLRDAQRRTLHLVNTGMAVTIDIGSEHNVHPSDKQTVGERLSLLARNVVFGENIVASGPLFRLAYPDHGVMHIWFDNAAGLKAQGAVQGFEIAAADGTFVPATAKIEGDTIIASSPTVPNPRYVRYAWQGFPQVNLYNAAGLPASTFTSYPVP